The following proteins are encoded in a genomic region of Pyxicephalus adspersus chromosome 9, UCB_Pads_2.0, whole genome shotgun sequence:
- the TUB gene encoding tubby protein homolog has translation MNGSVVSDWQQIELGFLYLIPVQEAEQEDPQVVTEAQPPKSTKKTKAAGAAASCPSGSARKEKKGKQKGIDGPAAFQDESQDTGSHVQILTVGQSPQEEDEKESASGGQSQSKQDLRVTMQKKGISSSMNFDEEGDEEDEDSSSSSQLNSNTRPGSATSKKSNKETNVLGFKGPRKMSVIIPGMNMDHERVSIRPRNEHETLLSRWQNKSTESVIELHNKTPVWNDDTQSYVLNFHGRVTQASVKNFQIIHDNDPDYIVMQFGRVAEDVFTMDYNYPMCALQAFAIALSSFDSKLACE, from the exons ATGAATGGTTCAGTTGTCTCAGACTGGCAGCAGATAGAGCTTGGGTTCCTGTACCTGATACCAG TACAGGAGGCCGAGCAGGAGGACCCGCAGGTGGTAACAGAGGCACAACCTCCAAAATCTACCAAAAAAACCAAGGCAGCGGGTGCAGCGGCGAGTTGCCCGTCTGGCAgtgccagaaaagaaaaaaagggaaagcagaAAG GGATCGACGGTCCGGCCGCTTTCCAGGATGAATCCCAGGACACGGGGAGCCACGTACAGATCCTGACGGTGGGCCAATCCCCCCAGGAGGAGGATGAGAAGGAGTCTGCGAGCGGCGGGCAATCACAAAGCAAGCAGGACCTGAGAGTCACCATGCAAAAGAAAG GTATATCGAGCAGCATGAACTTCGATGAGGAAGGTGATGAGGAAGATGAGGACAGCTCGAGTTCCTCGCAACTAAACAGCAACACCAGGCCCGGCTCCGCCACCAGCAAAAAGTCTAACAAG GAAACCAATGTTTTAGGCTTTAAAGGACCTCGAAAAATGAGTGTGATAATTCCGGGGATGAACATGGACCATGAAAGGGTTTCTATAAGACCAAGAAAC GAACACGAGACGCTTCTCTCCCGATGGCAGAACAAGAGCACGGAGAGCGTCATAGAACTGCACAACAAAACGCCCGTCTGGAACGATGACACCCAGTCCTACGTCCTGAACTTCCACGGCCGCGTCACGCAGGCTTCTGTGAAGAATTTCCAAATTATACACGACAATGATC cggACTACATTGTCATGCAGTTTGGCCGCGTCGCTGAGGATGTGTTTACAATGGACTACAATTACCCCATGTGCGCCCTGCAGGCGTTCGCCATAGCCCTGTCCAGCTTTGACAGCAAACTGGCCTGCGAGTAA
- the LOC140338687 gene encoding E3 ubiquitin/ISG15 ligase TRIM25-like: MALADTSDDLNCSVCLNIYTDPVNLRCGHSYCRECIEKALDEQTGSGVYKCPRCRKEFQDRPALHPNLDLRNIADRVRSQAAQKECGIFCTYCIHSLVPAVKSCLLCEAALCDNHLSVHIKSPEHVLTEPTRSLRNRKCSVHNKILEFYCTEDCSCVCVNCRLDGDHIGHRVQTLAEASEQKLDKLRQVQERLSSQRVETEKRVHKLQEHGSKVREMAASLLVRVTALFRDIKRQLQDLERRVLGEISRQEEKISHSVSHLIEKLDIRKNELFAKILYIEEMCNMEDPVTVLHEKESADFGIPREEEANERQTEDVGYLDEDLISLTIRKGLSNAISATGTLRAGACDTPTGSETTINLKDLGRMTPANSQAASDLLLDETTAGNQMNISEDLKAISWTMRPLNRPMTSQRFQYNQVLSVRGFSLGRYYWDVESSSTGDWRIGVAYASMLRRGEHSFIGYNKESWCLRRCNNTYSVWHDNKSLTLPPKPSSNKLRVHLEYEDGQLAFYELSERIRHLYTFTSKFNEPLHAAFYVSEDLDRKGCRLKIVT, translated from the coding sequence ATGGCGTTGGCTGATACGAGCGACGATCTGAACTGCTCCGTCTGTCTAAACATTTACACCGATCCGGTGAATCTGAGATGTGGGCACAGCTACTGCCGCGAATGCATCGAAAAAGCTTTGGATGAACAGACGGGGTCGGGGGTGTACAAATGTCCTCGGTGCAGGAAAGAATTCCAGGATCGCCCAGCTCTGCACCCCAATCTGGATCTTCGGAATATCGCCGACAGAGTGCGGTCCCAAGCGGCTCAGAAGGAATGCGGAATCTTCTGCACCTATTGCATTCACTCCCTGGTTCCTGCAGTGAAGTCTTGTCTCCTTTGTGAAGCCGCGTTGTGTGATAATCACCTGAGCGTCCATATCAAGTCACCGGAACACGTGTTAACCGAACCCACCAGGTCCCTGAGGAACCGGAAATGCTCCGTCCATAACAAAATCCTGGAGTTTTACTGCACCGAGGACTGTTCCTGCGTCTGCGTGAACTGCAGGTTGGATGGGGATCACATAGGTCACCGAGTGCAGACATTGGCGGAAGCCTCAGAACAAAAATTGGACAAATTGAGACAAGTTCAGGAGCGACTGAGCTCACAGCGGGTGGAGACGGAGAAAAGGGTCCACAAACTGCAAGAACATGGAAGCAAAGTGCGGGAAATGGCGGCCAGTTTATTGGTCCGGGTCACCGCTCTGTTCAGGGATATTAAAAGACAATTGCAAGATCTGGAGAGAAGAGTTCTGGGCGAGATCTCCCGGCAGGAGGAGAAGATCTCACATTCCGTCTCCCATCTGATTGAAAAGCTGGACATCAGGAAGAACGAATTGTTTGCTAAGATTCTCTACATCGAGGAGATGTGCAACATGGAGGACCCGGTGACCGTCCTGCACGAAAAGGAATCCGCTGACTTTGGTATTCCCAGGGAGGAAGAAGCCAATGAAAGGCAGACGGAGGATGTTGGCTATTTGGATGAAGATCTCATCTCCCTGACCATTCGGAAAGGATTATCCAACGCAATATCTGCCACGGGAACATTGCGCGCTGGAGCATGCGATACCCCAACGGGATCAGAGACCACCATCAACCTGAAGGACCTCGGCCGAATGACCCCGGCCAATTCCCAGGCCGCTTCAGACCTCTTATTGGATGAGACCACAGCTGGGAATCAGATGAATATTTCCGAGGATCTGAAGGCCATATCCTGGACTATGAGACCGCTGAACCGGCCAATGACCTCGCAGAGATTTCAGTATAACCAAGTGTTAAGTGTCAGAGGGTTTTCATTGGGACGATATTACTGGGATGTGGAGAGTAGTAGTACCGGAGATTGGAGGATAGGGGTGGCATATGCCAGCATGCTCAGGAGAGGAGAGCACTCCTTCATTGGGTACAATAAGGAATCATGGTGCCTGCGCAGATGTAACAACACGTATTCCGTATGGCATGACAACAAAAGCCTCACTTTACCCCCCAAACCCTCCAGCAACAAGTTACGGGTACACCTGGAGTATGAGGATGGCCAGCTGGCATTTTATGAGCTGAGTGAACGGATCAGACACCTCTACACCTTCACATCCAAATTCAACGAGCCGCTCCATGCCGCCTTTTACGTGTCGGAAGATTTGGATAGGAAAGGCTGCCGGCTGAAAATTGTAACGTAA